From Argopecten irradians isolate NY chromosome 12, Ai_NY, whole genome shotgun sequence, one genomic window encodes:
- the LOC138336918 gene encoding mucin-21-like — protein sequence MDVRSSLLWSVLAVVILHGQCCLVDKNWSARSTYELLDMADIVVYGLDTEHVERTGVQISTRINNVTDCLFHVYCVLKGNITNKDIVIEHISPLSACSGSSKMLQVGMKKIVGLKMADSGNYKYFEGNALQSSVYESDVDTFRTMDSIVQISKWRSPLGAEEGSCQAATKNMTISNENMTANDIIAAKSSSQATEPTTIQATTIATDVLSTKISSQAKDTTTMKPTSVPMETETTLQPADTATMKSTSVVTATEGSSQTTKPTTMKSTTTEAKGSGAIVGASRNSAVCGRGFDKHVYLMFALVFVIINKW from the coding sequence ATGGACGTGCGGTCTAGTCTTTTGTGGTCAGTGCTCGCTGTCGTCATTCTGCACGGTCAGTGCTGCCTTGTTGACAAGAACTGGTCAGCTAGGTCCACATATGAGCTGCTGGACATGGCCGACATAGTCGTGTATGGCCTGGACACTGAGCACGTGGAAAGGACCGGCGTGCAGATTTCGACCAGGATCAACAACGTCACAGATTGTTTATTTCATGTTTACTGTGTTCTAAAAGGCAACATAACCAATAAGGACATTGTTATTGAACATATCAGCCCTTTATCGGCCTGTTCTGGATCCAGCAAAATGCTCCAGGTTGGGATGAAAAAGATCGTAGGACTGAAGATGGCAGATTCCGGTAACTACAAATATTTCGAGGGAAATGCTTTGCAGTCCTCAGTTTACGAAAGTGATGTCGATACCTTTCGAACCATGGATAGCATTGTACAGATCAGCAAATGGCGAAGTCCTCTCGGAGCGGAGGAAGGTTCGTGTCAGGCAGCAACAAAAAACATGACGATTTCAAATGAGAACATGACAGCAAATGATATTATAGCAGCTAAAAGCAGCTCACAGGCAACAGAACCGACTACGATTCAAGCAACAACTATTGCAACAGATGTTTTATCAACCAAAATCAGCTCACAAGCCAAAGATACCACCACGATGAAACCGACAAGTGTCCCCATGGAAACAGAAACCACCCTTCAACCTGCAGATACGGCCACTATGAAATCGACAAGTGTTGTCACTGCAACCGAAGGCAGCTCGCAAACTACAAAACCGACCACTATGAAATCTACTACAACTGAAGCGAAAGGATCCGGGGCTATAGTTGGGGCTTCTAGGAACAGTGCTGTCTGTGGGAGAGGATTTGACAAACATGTATATCTGATGTTTGCACTCGTCTTTGTCATCATCAATAAATGGTAA
- the LOC138305048 gene encoding octopamine receptor beta-2R-like, translating to MSKYTSKTTSKVAPGVSNVNEKVTLQLETRETVVFSHSQNEKQHIRSESSEILRKKTSEEHKIVPVSACDLRGNIANSSTGNPQQRKSASLPASAPTSCKHTVQVVGMDGSVKITKTSNEHIAGAVCLMTSNNRKNGRRRVELRASKKIVVLIGTFLCCWLPLPVFTLFYSIGGQTTVSETSVCLLMVLGTVGCTSLAINPIILGVINRQLNSALKEILKMEKFTFCKE from the coding sequence ATGTCTAAATATACATCCAAAACCACATCTAAAGTAGCACCGGGTGTTTCGAATGTGAATGAGAAAGTTACTTTACAGCTGGAAACCAGAGAAACTGTAGTATTTTCACACTCTCAGAATGAAAAACAGCATATACGTTCGGAATCATCTGAGATTCtaagaaaaaaaacttcagAAGAACACAAGATTGTCCCTGTATCAGCTTGTGATTTACGAGGTAATATTGCAAATAGTTCAACCGGAAATCCACAGCAGCGGAAGAGTGCTTCACTGCCAGCCTCTGCACCGACATCATGTAAACACACTGTACAAGTTGTTGGAATGGATGGTTCagtaaaaatcacaaaaacgtCAAACGAGCACATTGCAGGCGCAGTTTGTCTCATGACCAGCAACAACCGCAAAAATGGTCGGAGGCGCGTCGAGTTGAGGGCGTCCAAGAAGATCGTTGTGCTGATTGGAACTTTTCTGTGTTGCTGGCTGCCCCTGCCAGTGTTTACACTGTTTTACAGCATAGGTGGGCAGACGACTGTGTCTGAGACCTCGGTATGCCTGCTGATGGTGTTAGGTACAGTAGGGTGTACGTCTTTAGCTATCAACCCCATTATTCTGGGTGTGATTAACAGGCAACTGAATTCGGCTCTGAAGGAAATTCTCAAAATGGAGAAATTTACATTCTGTAAAGAATGA